A genomic segment from Thermococcus sp. encodes:
- a CDS encoding NifB/NifX family molybdenum-iron cluster-binding protein: MSGGKCLRVAFGMEDEEHLIDAHYGDSEFFGIYEICEDGSIKLLEKRHNKAKDFEEEENGGHGDPRKFKAVVSQLLDVDVLAAFRMGPNFLRIRDKTNKVAFFTRTRDLQLALQRFVENFDDLWEQVGEKKRAIEKPIVEE, translated from the coding sequence ATGAGCGGGGGGAAATGTCTCAGAGTCGCATTTGGAATGGAAGATGAGGAACACCTCATCGACGCTCACTACGGTGACTCGGAGTTCTTTGGGATCTACGAAATCTGCGAGGACGGGAGCATTAAACTCCTCGAAAAGAGGCACAACAAGGCTAAGGACTTCGAAGAGGAAGAGAACGGGGGGCATGGCGATCCAAGGAAGTTTAAGGCGGTGGTTAGCCAACTCCTCGACGTCGACGTCCTCGCAGCGTTCAGAATGGGGCCGAACTTCCTCAGAATAAGGGACAAGACCAACAAGGTGGCCTTCTTTACCAGAACCAGAGACCTCCAGCTTGCCCTTCAGAGGTTCGTTGAGAATTTCGACGACCTCTGGGAGCAGGTCGGGGAGAAGAAGAGAGCCATCGAAAAGCCGATCGTCGAGGAGTGA
- a CDS encoding NifB/NifX family molybdenum-iron cluster-binding protein, protein MKIAIPTNGGGLSDTVAAVFARAPAFYIADVDENGNVINEKVIQNGAAMAGGGAGPMAVQTLINEGVDAIVAPQVGPNALGAIQTAGIRLYQVTPGTPVEEAIKAVASGSAGQFTMPTPAAPMPPAAPAYPAYPAYGYGPGWGRGWGRGGGWGRGRGWGRGGGRGWGAQLGYCPWTGQPSRRTWLARFFGWW, encoded by the coding sequence ATGAAGATCGCGATACCTACCAACGGTGGAGGACTTAGCGACACAGTTGCGGCGGTTTTCGCCCGCGCGCCCGCGTTCTACATCGCGGATGTAGACGAGAACGGCAACGTCATCAATGAGAAAGTCATCCAGAACGGAGCTGCCATGGCCGGCGGCGGTGCCGGCCCGATGGCTGTTCAGACGCTCATCAACGAGGGAGTTGATGCAATAGTGGCACCGCAGGTCGGCCCAAACGCCCTTGGGGCAATACAGACTGCCGGGATAAGGCTCTACCAGGTTACACCCGGGACTCCGGTCGAGGAGGCCATAAAGGCAGTCGCCAGCGGAAGCGCCGGGCAGTTCACCATGCCTACCCCTGCGGCCCCGATGCCACCGGCCGCACCGGCCTATCCAGCATATCCGGCCTACGGCTACGGCCCCGGTTGGGGCAGAGGCTGGGGCCGTGGTGGCGGCTGGGGAAGAGGACGCGGCTGGGGCCGCGGAGGCGGCAGAGGCTGGGGAGCCCAGCTCGGCTACTGCCCGTGGACCGGCCAGCCAAGCAGGAGAACGTGGCTCGCCAGGTTCTTCGGCTGGTGGTGA
- a CDS encoding NifB/NifX family molybdenum-iron cluster-binding protein: MRIIMSTVNGGLDDRVSPAFGRTPTFTVVDVENGEITNVRVLPNPGYSQPRGAGVTAAQFAIDQRADVVIAGQFGPNSYGALQASGIRMVSAPANITVREAVEAFLRGELSGPVTGPEGGGMGGYGAGYGRGGGMGRGMGRGRGAGGGMGRGRGGGYGRGRGGW, translated from the coding sequence ATGAGGATAATTATGTCAACAGTAAATGGGGGTCTTGACGACAGGGTGAGCCCCGCTTTTGGGAGGACTCCAACCTTTACAGTAGTCGACGTTGAGAACGGGGAGATAACCAACGTTCGGGTGCTCCCAAACCCAGGATACTCCCAGCCAAGAGGCGCTGGAGTCACCGCAGCCCAGTTTGCCATCGACCAGAGAGCGGATGTTGTCATAGCGGGCCAGTTCGGACCAAACTCCTACGGGGCCCTTCAGGCTTCGGGCATAAGGATGGTCTCGGCACCCGCAAACATAACCGTCCGCGAGGCCGTTGAGGCCTTCCTCCGCGGAGAGCTTTCAGGCCCAGTTACGGGACCTGAAGGCGGTGGAATGGGCGGTTATGGAGCCGGTTATGGCCGTGGTGGTGGCATGGGCAGAGGGATGGGCCGTGGAAGAGGAGCCGGCGGCGGAATGGGAAGAGGCCGCGGAGGTGGCTACGGCCGTGGAAGAGGCGGATGGTGA
- a CDS encoding winged helix-turn-helix domain-containing protein, with protein MINKNVNGDDTMKKRTSKEKGDSMPDNHGKQAGITTPKEVIDEVNKRKVKAWREQLPPKEIFEEFAQQGKFTETQVKILNAVYSNSRDSMTKIAKQIGVAKNSVKHAVDKLVGLYQDYTVQALESHDLKSSSTDVIIEKQQKLTPKEEKLSAKTTTFREVDKTTAQTLKIDFHNTAVRREVYARLGELLIYTLLQAGIANKDKIVEYSQRMVDDSEALYSYIKDQLDVLIKSAGPHAIATLQRENYELKAKLRALEKKYILLEDRLRECMETGEYIIKTLLNRDQLIRLASWIATRDTMKNHQATINRLLSENASHEP; from the coding sequence GTGATAAACAAAAATGTTAACGGAGATGATACTATGAAAAAAAGAACAAGCAAAGAAAAAGGGGATAGCATGCCAGACAATCATGGCAAACAGGCAGGTATCACCACCCCAAAAGAGGTTATAGACGAGGTCAACAAAAGGAAAGTTAAAGCATGGAGGGAACAGCTACCTCCTAAAGAGATTTTTGAAGAATTCGCCCAGCAAGGAAAATTCACAGAGACCCAAGTAAAAATCCTCAACGCTGTTTATTCAAATTCCAGAGATAGTATGACAAAAATAGCAAAACAGATAGGAGTTGCCAAAAACTCTGTTAAACACGCTGTGGATAAGCTTGTTGGCCTTTACCAGGACTACACAGTTCAAGCACTAGAGTCACATGACTTGAAGTCCTCAAGTACAGATGTCATAATAGAGAAACAACAAAAACTCACTCCAAAAGAGGAGAAACTTTCCGCCAAAACCACGACGTTTAGGGAGGTTGACAAAACCACTGCTCAAACTTTGAAGATTGATTTTCATAATACCGCGGTAAGAAGGGAAGTTTATGCTCGTCTTGGAGAACTGCTGATCTATACTCTCCTACAAGCTGGGATCGCCAATAAAGACAAGATAGTTGAATACAGTCAAAGAATGGTTGATGACTCAGAAGCCCTTTATTCCTACATAAAGGACCAACTCGATGTCCTAATTAAGAGTGCCGGCCCCCATGCTATTGCAACTCTCCAAAGGGAGAATTATGAACTTAAAGCGAAACTAAGAGCCTTAGAAAAGAAATATATCCTATTAGAAGACAGGCTAAGGGAATGTATGGAAACTGGAGAGTATATTATTAAGACGTTACTTAACCGTGATCAGCTGATCAGATTAGCTAGTTGGATAGCGACAAGAGATACAATGAAAAATCATCAGGCAACAATCAACCGCTTGCTCTCTGAAAATGCGTCACATGAGCCTTAG
- a CDS encoding type I restriction enzyme endonuclease domain-containing protein: MIVSTNFARSRMASTSTTSSIVVTPIIIVFQELFEIAEKIHRRNRERKELGLSELEYALVMVLKRHVKVNTHELIGDVKELLREIKTLRFPRWQEKSEAASELSRKVMTFLVRKYKGRYDNLMKTREDILEVLKRWG, encoded by the coding sequence TTGATAGTATCAACCAACTTCGCTCGCTCAAGGATGGCATCCACATCGACAACATCTAGCATCGTCGTCACCCCGATTATAATCGTTTTTCAGGAGCTCTTTGAAATAGCCGAGAAAATACATAGGAGAAACAGGGAGAGGAAAGAGCTCGGACTGAGCGAGCTGGAATACGCTCTCGTCATGGTGCTTAAGAGACACGTCAAGGTAAATACTCACGAGCTGATAGGGGACGTGAAAGAACTCCTGCGGGAGATCAAAACGCTCAGGTTCCCGCGCTGGCAGGAAAAGTCTGAGGCGGCGAGTGAGCTTTCAAGAAAGGTTATGACATTCCTCGTTCGCAAGTATAAAGGAAGGTATGACAACCTTATGAAGACAAGAGAAGACATCCTTGAGGTGCTCAAGCGGTGGGGCTGA
- a CDS encoding M48 family metallopeptidase: MGLKYISIVRNVKYPRIEIKPSGEVKVIIPPSTDPEELVRLKREWIEKKLGEIKGLKSQFKDLSDKLLLNGEFFEVVAGEEFSVNSKFKVVVLPENDLKILRGWLKDQLRKELDFKVRLFASILGVKYRKVYIRFQRTKWASCSKKGNLSFNLMLMALPEGLRDYVIIHELTHLREPKHTKRFWETVGLYYQDYKGAEIELRKYWLLLGWNEVWKSLKSVE, from the coding sequence GTGGGGCTGAAGTACATAAGCATAGTCCGAAACGTCAAGTACCCGAGGATTGAGATAAAGCCCAGCGGAGAAGTCAAGGTTATCATCCCACCAAGCACGGATCCAGAGGAGTTGGTTCGTTTAAAACGGGAGTGGATAGAGAAAAAGCTCGGGGAAATCAAGGGGCTTAAAAGCCAGTTCAAAGACCTTTCGGACAAATTATTGCTGAACGGAGAGTTCTTCGAGGTTGTAGCCGGCGAAGAGTTCTCGGTGAACTCAAAGTTCAAGGTGGTTGTTTTGCCAGAAAACGACCTCAAAATTTTGAGGGGGTGGCTCAAGGACCAGCTCAGGAAGGAACTCGACTTTAAAGTCAGGCTCTTTGCCTCGATACTCGGCGTTAAATACCGGAAGGTTTACATCAGGTTCCAGAGAACCAAATGGGCGAGCTGTTCAAAAAAGGGAAACCTCAGCTTCAACCTGATGCTGATGGCCCTTCCAGAGGGTCTGAGGGATTACGTTATAATACACGAGCTCACCCACCTGAGGGAGCCCAAACACACCAAACGGTTCTGGGAGACTGTGGGGCTCTATTATCAGGATTACAAAGGGGCAGAGATAGAATTGAGAAAATACTGGCTTCTCCTTGGATGGAATGAAGTCTGGAAAAGCCTCAAAAGTGTGGAATAG
- a CDS encoding DUF998 domain-containing protein, with the protein MRKSQLYSGFLGPLVAFVGIWTAAYINRSWWRITENAISDLGRVGLPNNWVLNISLITTAVLIIYYAIGLFALLRNGVEKAGVVIFVLGLVFLALIGLFPEGTSPHYYVSWAFFITAGFGFLIAGVGALSSGKRAFGWFSAVLFVTGWVLAIWAKGHFRGVAVAELIGAVTITIWHYTLLLRVAKNIQ; encoded by the coding sequence ATGAGAAAATCCCAGCTTTACTCAGGTTTCCTCGGTCCCCTGGTTGCCTTCGTCGGTATATGGACCGCCGCGTACATCAACCGCTCCTGGTGGAGGATTACGGAAAACGCCATAAGCGACCTGGGAAGGGTCGGTCTGCCAAACAACTGGGTTCTCAACATCTCCCTCATCACAACGGCAGTTCTGATCATTTATTACGCCATTGGCCTCTTCGCACTCCTCAGAAACGGCGTGGAAAAAGCCGGTGTTGTAATCTTTGTCCTTGGCCTCGTTTTCCTGGCGCTGATAGGCCTCTTCCCCGAAGGAACTTCACCCCACTACTACGTCAGCTGGGCATTCTTCATAACAGCGGGCTTTGGGTTCCTTATAGCCGGCGTTGGGGCCTTAAGCTCGGGTAAGCGGGCCTTTGGGTGGTTCAGTGCTGTCCTCTTCGTTACAGGTTGGGTTCTGGCAATCTGGGCGAAGGGCCACTTCAGGGGCGTTGCGGTTGCAGAGCTCATCGGGGCGGTGACAATAACCATCTGGCACTACACCCTGCTCCTCCGGGTGGCCAAGAACATCCAGTAA
- a CDS encoding SDR family oxidoreductase, whose amino-acid sequence MIGIDLSGRLAFTTASSKGIGFGVARVLAKAGADVILLSRNEENLRKARERTKAESDVDVNYIVADLTKREDLERTVEELKNIGEPDIFFFSTGGPKPGYFMEMDMEDWENAVNLLLYPVVYLTKTLAPAMEKKGFGRIVYSTSVAIREPIPNIALSNVVRISMAGLVRTLAKELGPKGITVNGIMPGIIRTDRMVQLAKDRAEREGKTVEEALADYAKPIPLGRLGEPEEIGYLVAFLASDLGSYINGAMIPVDGGRLNSVF is encoded by the coding sequence ATGATAGGGATAGACCTCTCCGGAAGGCTGGCCTTTACGACCGCCTCAAGCAAGGGCATAGGCTTCGGCGTCGCGAGGGTTCTGGCAAAAGCTGGAGCCGATGTTATACTCCTTTCGCGGAATGAGGAGAACCTGAGGAAGGCGAGGGAGAGGACAAAGGCCGAGAGCGACGTTGATGTTAACTACATCGTTGCCGACCTGACGAAGCGCGAAGACCTCGAGAGAACGGTTGAGGAGCTGAAGAACATCGGCGAACCGGATATCTTTTTCTTCTCCACCGGCGGGCCAAAGCCCGGTTACTTCATGGAGATGGACATGGAAGACTGGGAGAACGCCGTTAACCTGCTCCTCTATCCGGTCGTTTATCTCACCAAAACCCTCGCTCCAGCCATGGAGAAGAAAGGCTTTGGAAGGATAGTCTACTCCACGAGCGTGGCAATAAGGGAACCGATACCAAACATAGCCCTAAGCAACGTGGTCAGGATTTCAATGGCAGGCCTCGTGAGAACCCTCGCCAAGGAGCTCGGGCCGAAGGGGATAACCGTCAACGGGATAATGCCAGGTATAATAAGGACTGATAGAATGGTACAGCTCGCAAAGGACAGAGCTGAACGGGAAGGGAAGACCGTCGAGGAGGCCCTTGCCGATTACGCGAAGCCGATACCCCTCGGCCGTCTCGGAGAGCCCGAGGAGATAGGCTACCTAGTCGCCTTCCTCGCGAGCGACCTCGGGAGCTACATAAACGGCGCAATGATCCCCGTAGACGGCGGTAGGCTCAACTCGGTGTTCTGA
- a CDS encoding PPC domain-containing DNA-binding protein encodes MRFSKGRSFLFRVPEGEELLEFVNGFAKRHNVLIGTVSGIGSLRSPKIGYFDEAAGGYKVNELRGLYELVSLSGNISLKNGEPFAHIHVALGGPDGSLHGGHLVEGEVLVAEVFIQELLGELLERKPQGKGLALWEAKE; translated from the coding sequence ATGAGGTTCTCAAAGGGGAGAAGTTTTCTGTTCCGTGTTCCAGAAGGAGAAGAACTTCTTGAGTTCGTGAACGGCTTTGCAAAGAGGCATAATGTCCTTATAGGGACCGTCAGCGGCATAGGTAGCCTCAGGAGTCCAAAGATAGGATACTTTGATGAGGCCGCTGGTGGGTATAAGGTCAACGAGCTTAGAGGTCTCTACGAGCTAGTCTCCCTGAGTGGCAATATAAGTTTGAAGAACGGCGAGCCCTTCGCCCACATTCACGTCGCCCTCGGCGGGCCAGATGGCTCCCTTCACGGGGGGCACCTAGTCGAGGGGGAGGTACTCGTCGCTGAGGTGTTCATCCAGGAGCTTCTTGGTGAACTGCTGGAGCGGAAACCGCAGGGGAAGGGACTGGCGCTGTGGGAGGCGAAAGAATAA
- a CDS encoding 6-carboxytetrahydropterin synthase, translating to MMFRLSERKIGWHKDFDSSHFLTLPYESKCLRIHGHTYNVDIEVWGELNENGMIFDFNHLSNLVKLLDHRILVSEDWAVERGEGVIIIEKNGKHLELPASEVVVLDKPNVTAEYIAEWFAERIAEKAGDNVRKIRVKIWEDPRSYAEVTLER from the coding sequence ATGATGTTTAGACTCTCCGAGAGGAAGATAGGATGGCATAAGGACTTCGACAGCTCACACTTTTTGACCCTCCCTTACGAGAGCAAGTGTCTCCGCATACACGGCCACACTTACAACGTGGACATTGAGGTGTGGGGTGAACTTAACGAGAACGGCATGATATTCGACTTCAATCACCTCAGCAACCTTGTGAAGCTCCTTGACCACAGGATTTTGGTCAGCGAGGACTGGGCTGTAGAGAGGGGGGAAGGGGTTATTATCATTGAGAAGAATGGGAAACACTTAGAGCTACCTGCCAGTGAAGTAGTGGTCTTGGATAAGCCCAACGTCACAGCGGAGTACATAGCAGAGTGGTTCGCCGAGAGAATAGCGGAGAAGGCAGGGGATAACGTGAGGAAGATAAGGGTCAAGATTTGGGAGGATCCGCGGAGCTACGCCGAGGTAACGCTTGAGAGATGA
- a CDS encoding DUF134 domain-containing protein, translating to MPMGRGQGWGRGRGRKRKMRMIGRIPEVRHFYPALLPLGQPKPPIFITYEEFEALRLVDYEGLTQEEAGKRMGVSRGTVWRALSSARKKVAQMIVEGRELIILPQGNEVPREIMNEGG from the coding sequence ATGCCGATGGGAAGGGGACAAGGTTGGGGCCGCGGAAGGGGCAGAAAAAGGAAGATGCGGATGATAGGGCGAATCCCTGAGGTTAGGCATTTCTATCCTGCACTGTTGCCCCTCGGGCAGCCGAAGCCTCCTATATTCATAACATACGAGGAGTTTGAGGCCCTTAGACTCGTCGATTACGAGGGTTTGACCCAGGAAGAGGCCGGAAAGAGGATGGGGGTCTCAAGGGGCACCGTGTGGAGGGCACTTAGTTCCGCTAGGAAGAAGGTGGCTCAGATGATCGTTGAGGGCAGGGAGCTGATAATCCTCCCGCAGGGCAACGAGGTCCCCAGGGAGATTATGAACGAAGGGGGATGA
- the purB gene encoding adenylosuccinate lyase, whose amino-acid sequence MAVHPIDYRYGSEGMRRIWDEENKLQKLLDVEAALVRAHAKVGNIPGESARVISERANTKWVKLERVKNIEAEIHHDIMAVVKALSEVCGEHGKYVHLGATSNDIIDTANALLIKESLELIGDYLKELRSVLKKLAEEHKYTVCIGRTHGQHAIPTTYGMKFAIWLDEVQRHIDRLNELKERVLVGQMSGAVGSMASFGGKGLEIQRLVMEDLGLKPVRISNQIIPRDVYAELMAFLALVASTLDKIALEIRNLQRTEILEISEPFGEKQVGSSTMPHKRNPIKSEKVSGLARVLYSNVIPALLNNPLWHERDLTNSSVERVILPESFVLLDEMLRVTIKVLSGLEFFPENIERNLYMTNNLIMAEPLMLKLAEKGMGRQEAHELIRQLAMRAFREGRDLLEVVRESEEVREFFNDEDIASLKPENYIGLAPQIVDNVIAFVEDKERERDS is encoded by the coding sequence ATGGCCGTTCATCCAATTGATTACCGCTATGGGAGCGAAGGGATGCGCCGAATATGGGACGAGGAGAACAAACTCCAGAAACTCCTTGACGTTGAGGCCGCGCTGGTGAGGGCACATGCGAAGGTTGGCAACATCCCTGGAGAGAGCGCGCGCGTTATCTCGGAAAGAGCTAACACAAAATGGGTTAAACTTGAGCGCGTCAAGAATATAGAAGCCGAGATCCACCATGATATAATGGCCGTCGTCAAGGCTTTAAGCGAGGTCTGCGGTGAGCACGGGAAGTACGTCCACCTTGGTGCCACCTCGAACGACATAATTGACACTGCTAACGCGCTCCTCATAAAGGAGAGCCTTGAATTAATCGGTGATTACCTCAAAGAACTCCGCTCCGTTCTGAAGAAACTTGCAGAGGAGCACAAATATACCGTCTGCATAGGCAGAACCCACGGCCAGCACGCCATTCCCACAACTTACGGGATGAAGTTCGCGATATGGCTCGACGAGGTTCAAAGGCACATCGACAGGCTCAACGAGCTGAAGGAAAGGGTCCTCGTCGGCCAGATGAGCGGCGCCGTTGGCAGCATGGCAAGCTTTGGGGGGAAGGGCCTTGAGATACAAAGACTCGTTATGGAGGATCTTGGACTCAAGCCGGTGAGGATAAGCAACCAGATAATCCCGAGGGACGTTTACGCCGAGCTGATGGCGTTTCTGGCGCTCGTCGCTTCCACCCTCGACAAGATTGCCCTCGAAATCAGGAACCTCCAGAGGACCGAAATACTTGAGATCAGCGAGCCCTTCGGGGAAAAGCAGGTCGGCTCCTCAACGATGCCCCATAAAAGGAACCCCATAAAGAGTGAGAAGGTGAGTGGTTTAGCGAGGGTTCTCTACTCCAACGTGATTCCGGCTTTGCTGAACAACCCGCTCTGGCATGAGAGAGACCTAACAAATTCCTCAGTTGAGCGTGTCATCCTCCCAGAGAGCTTTGTTCTCCTCGACGAGATGCTTCGCGTCACCATAAAGGTTTTAAGCGGTCTTGAGTTCTTCCCGGAAAACATAGAGCGCAACCTCTACATGACCAACAACTTGATAATGGCCGAGCCTCTGATGCTCAAGCTCGCTGAGAAGGGCATGGGGAGACAGGAGGCGCACGAACTCATCAGACAGCTTGCTATGAGGGCCTTCCGCGAGGGAAGGGATCTCCTCGAAGTCGTGAGGGAGAGCGAGGAAGTTAGAGAATTCTTCAACGATGAAGATATAGCGTCCCTAAAGCCAGAGAACTACATTGGACTGGCGCCGCAGATAGTGGATAACGTAATTGCCTTTGTAGAGGATAAAGAACGCGAAAGAGACAGTTAA
- the albA gene encoding DNA-binding protein Alba, producing MAEEHVVYIGKKPVMNYVLAVITQFNEGAKEVSVKARGRAISRAVDVAEIVRNRFLPEVRVKEIRIGTEELPTADGRTANTSTIEIVMEKP from the coding sequence ATGGCTGAAGAGCACGTCGTCTACATTGGAAAGAAGCCGGTTATGAACTACGTCCTCGCTGTGATAACCCAGTTCAACGAGGGTGCTAAGGAGGTCAGCGTTAAGGCTCGCGGTAGGGCTATCAGCAGGGCCGTTGATGTCGCTGAGATCGTCAGGAACAGGTTCCTCCCAGAGGTCAGGGTCAAGGAGATCAGGATCGGCACCGAGGAGCTTCCGACTGCCGACGGTAGAACCGCTAACACCTCAACCATTGAGATCGTCATGGAGAAGCCGTGA
- a CDS encoding ArsR/SmtB family transcription factor, translated as MERLDFETIDIHDEKAKELAQILTNDKAIAILHLLEDRELSISEISKELDLPISTVSYHVDRMRRVGLVEVVGKKYGKRLQEVKLYRASNRPILLVPRRSVSKVEKRPIVSIKRLHVISLGLAGLVAAGVYSIAAHILSPAKTAGPNETIQAVSKRLFASSANTTTSQTGTTAGAANGWLMSHTTGLSLGLAGLAFVITFLLVVYLLKRRDEERFLSF; from the coding sequence GTGGAGCGATTGGATTTTGAGACGATTGACATCCACGATGAAAAAGCTAAGGAACTCGCGCAGATTCTAACAAACGACAAGGCCATCGCTATTCTCCACCTCCTCGAGGACAGGGAGCTTTCAATAAGTGAAATCTCTAAGGAGCTGGACCTTCCAATCTCGACAGTCTCATACCATGTCGACAGGATGAGGAGGGTGGGACTTGTCGAGGTGGTCGGGAAGAAGTACGGCAAGAGACTCCAGGAGGTAAAGCTCTACCGGGCCTCCAACAGGCCAATCCTTCTGGTCCCAAGGAGGAGCGTTTCAAAGGTGGAGAAAAGACCCATCGTCAGCATTAAGCGCCTTCACGTTATAAGCCTCGGGCTGGCGGGACTGGTCGCGGCAGGAGTGTATTCAATAGCGGCCCATATTCTCAGTCCAGCAAAGACAGCCGGCCCCAACGAGACGATACAGGCCGTATCAAAGAGGCTGTTCGCTTCATCGGCCAACACCACAACGTCACAGACGGGCACAACCGCCGGGGCGGCGAACGGGTGGTTAATGAGTCACACCACAGGATTATCCCTCGGACTGGCCGGCTTGGCGTTCGTGATAACGTTTCTACTGGTGGTTTACCTCCTCAAGAGACGGGATGAAGAAAGGTTTTTAAGTTTCTAG
- a CDS encoding cyclic nucleotide-binding/CBS domain-containing protein, whose amino-acid sequence MTSRIAVGQVVKRKAVIVKPHDTIHKIAKVLSRNKAGSAVVVSGDEIVGIITDRDILDKVVAKGRDPKAVKVEEVMTKNPVTIEDDYDVQDAIDRMMDKGIRRLLVTRLGRPIGFVTAADLLSALTTQNQEEQEEEYPEETPVYGICELCGQYGPLYKVYIGGEEKWVCESCKDSLNL is encoded by the coding sequence ATGACGTCCAGGATAGCTGTGGGTCAAGTGGTCAAAAGGAAAGCAGTAATCGTCAAACCACATGATACGATACACAAGATCGCCAAAGTACTCTCCCGGAACAAGGCGGGGAGCGCTGTTGTGGTTAGCGGCGACGAAATAGTTGGGATAATCACCGACCGCGACATCCTCGACAAGGTTGTAGCGAAGGGACGCGACCCCAAGGCGGTCAAAGTTGAGGAGGTTATGACTAAGAACCCCGTAACCATCGAGGACGACTACGACGTGCAGGATGCCATAGACAGGATGATGGACAAGGGCATCAGAAGGCTTCTCGTCACCAGACTCGGCAGACCGATAGGATTCGTTACGGCGGCGGATCTTCTGAGCGCACTGACAACACAGAACCAGGAGGAGCAGGAGGAAGAGTATCCTGAGGAAACACCGGTTTACGGAATCTGCGAGCTGTGCGGACAGTACGGGCCCCTCTACAAGGTCTACATCGGCGGGGAGGAAAAGTGGGTGTGCGAGAGCTGTAAGGACAGCCTCAACCTTTAG
- a CDS encoding NTPase, with protein sequence MALRIFVTGPAGVGKTTLVGRIAKEADRWGYIVGGMITQEVRRNGRRVGFKITSLDTEEEGILASIRGTSHLPGVPFGKYVVHVDEIERAAVPAIKRALVEADLIVIDEIGPMEYKSDEFARAVGEVLKSERPLLAVVHRHFVDRFRPLGQLHTLSVENRNAEFGIILDEVMKELRG encoded by the coding sequence ATGGCGCTGAGAATATTCGTGACCGGCCCCGCCGGTGTTGGAAAGACCACCCTTGTGGGGAGGATTGCGAAGGAAGCCGACCGCTGGGGCTATATCGTCGGCGGGATGATAACACAAGAAGTGCGGAGGAATGGGAGGCGCGTTGGGTTCAAAATCACCTCCCTCGACACAGAGGAGGAGGGAATCCTCGCGAGCATTAGGGGAACGTCACACCTGCCTGGAGTTCCATTCGGGAAGTACGTCGTCCACGTCGACGAGATCGAGCGCGCTGCCGTTCCGGCGATAAAGCGTGCCTTGGTCGAGGCTGATCTAATAGTCATCGATGAGATAGGCCCGATGGAGTACAAGAGCGACGAGTTCGCCAGGGCCGTCGGGGAAGTCCTGAAGTCGGAGAGGCCCCTTCTAGCGGTCGTTCACAGGCACTTTGTGGACAGATTCAGACCACTTGGACAACTCCATACGTTAAGTGTCGAGAACAGAAACGCTGAGTTCGGGATAATCCTGGATGAGGTTATGAAAGAACTGAGGGGCTAA